TTTTGAGGAGGGCTACTTAGACCCCCAGCTATCTCCTCTGTCCACCTTTGCATTGGATGTGGATACGGCCTCATACAGCAATTTACGACGGTATATTAATGCGGGCCGTTTGCCGCCAACAGACGCAGTGCGTATTGAGGAGCTGCTAAATTATTTTGATTATCAAACCACGGTGTCGGATGACGGCCAACCGGTCAGCATTTATTCTGAGTTGGGCGTTGCTCCTTGGGATAAAAGCAAGCAGCTTGCCTTGGTACAGCTGAGTGCAAAAGAGTTATCGGCTAATGAAAATCGGCCTAACCGTCTGGTGTTTTTAATCGATACCTCGGGGTCAATGCAGGGGCCAGATCGTTTACCGTTGTTGAAAAAAGCGTTTCAGGGGCTAGTGGAAAACCTTGGAAAAAATGATCGGGTGGCCATTGTGACTTACGCTGGTAGCGCCGGTGTGGCTTTGCCAAGTGTCAATGGTGGCGAAAAAGACAAAATTTATCAGGCCTTGCAGTCTCTTCGTCCTGCGGGATCTACGGCGGGTGCCGCAGGGATCGAGCAAGCCTATCAAATTGCGCGGAGTCAGTTTGATGACGATGCTAATAACCGGGTGATACTGGCGACTGACGGCGATTTTAATGTGGGGCAGCGCAGCAGCACTGATTTGGTTAAGCTAATAGAGACCCAGAGAGACATGGGAATCTTTCTCACGATTTTAGGTTTTGGCCAAGGGAACCTAGGGGACGGACCTATGAACCGAATGGCCCAGCATGGCGATGGTAACTATTATTACATCGACAGTGAACTGGAGGCCCGTCGAGTGCTGGTAGATAAACTTCAACGCAGCTTGGTAACCGTGGCGAAGGATGTGAAGCTACAAGTGGAGTTTAATCCCGCTCAGGTCGCAAAATACCGCTTGCTAGGATATGAAACCCGACGGATGGCAGCAGAAGATTTTAAAGACGATAAAAAAGATGCAGGGGAGCTTGGTGCGGGCCAAGTGGTAACGGCTATCTATGAAATTGAACCTCGATACGCGACGGACAAAAATGACATTGAGCTCCGTTATCAGCAGCGCCAGGGTAAAACGTCAAACCGAGATGAGCTTATGTTGATTAAATTGAGATATCGCAGTCCTGCTGGCGGCCCCGCAAAAGAAATTGCGCAGGCATTGAATACGCATCAAAGTAAGGCGTCTTCAAGAAATTTTCAGTGGGCTGCCGCGGTAGCGGAGTTTGGTTTATTAATGAGTGACTCGGATTATCGCGGTAACGCCAGTTTTACATCACTCGTGAGTCGGACAGAGTCACTTGCCCAGCAAGGCAATAATATTGAACGGGAGTTTGTGAGTTTAGCCAGATTGGCGTCACTCATTAAAAACAAAACTAAGATAGAGCAAAATCAAGACGCATCCATGAAACACGATTTATCTATGAATGGAGCGTATCGCTAATGGCCGATGCCATTGATGGGTGGTTAGATGAGCTTGCCGGGCGACAGCCCGGTGATGCCATGACGGCGGCACTGCGACAACATTTGCTAGAGCAGCAACCGCAAAATAACGATATTGCCTTTCAGAAGCTGCTCACGCGTCTTGATGCCGAAGGTTTGCTGAAGGACGACACGCCGAAAGCGTCAGGCTTGTCGGAGCGTAAAAAATGGTCGGCGCCCCTCGCTGCTGCGGCCAGTGTTTTGCTACTGGTCAGTGTGTTGTTACCCCTTGTTTTAAAAGAGAACGCACCATTGTCATCGGCAAGTTACAGAGAGCTTCCTGCAACGGTGATGCAGAAATCCGCCGCCCCAGACGCCTTGCTACGCGATTCGATGCCAGAGAGCGCCAAGCCTGTAATGTCTGCACCGGGTTTTCAAGCGCAGCGTCAAATAATGGCAGAAACGAAGAGCGAAGCAGCGTCTTCGATTTGCCGTCGTCAAGGCACTTCGGAGCAGGCCGAATTACAAATAGTCGCCTTAAACCTAGATGAAGTAAGGCAGCTTTATGCTGAGTTAGCTGGCATTAACGGCTTAATGTTCCACTATGAATCAGCAAATCGTACGACACGAATAGAATTTACCTCTGCGACTCAACGTCAGCGTTTCAAGCTCATGTTAATGAGTTTTGCTGATGGCGATTGTGACCTCTCGGGCATCAAGGTATTGCATTTATCCTTGCCTATTGGGGAGGTTCAATGACGACAGCAGCGATAGATGAAGCGGCATTGCTTAAGCAAATAGCAATGGGGGGCCATGATGCCCGTGAGGCGTTAAAGCCGCTCTATCATTATTATGCGCCGAGGTTTAGGGCGTTCTATCTACGAAGGGGTTTAGCTCATGCCGATGCGGATGAGTTGTGTCAGGAAGCCTTTATAAAAATTGCGCGTAGCACTGGGGCGGCGGGAATAATTCGTTCACCTCGAGCATGGTTGTGGCGTGTGGCGCGGTCGGTAATGTTGGATTTTTTTAAACGTTCCAATGTTGAACAAAGCGTTGATGATTGGTCTGAGCTGGTTGAGCCGGAAGACCAGCAAGCTCGATTTGATGAGCAATTAGGACTTAAGCGCTGTGTTGAAAAACAATTTGCTGAATTCTCCCGTCGTCATACAGAAGGTTCGCAAGTGGTGTCTTGGGCGGTGGTGGAGGGTTTTACGGCCGTAGAGATTGCGGAACTCATTGGTCGCAGTCACGGCGCAACCCGGGAGTTTCTTTCGCAAATGAAAAAGCATCTCCGTGCTTTGCTACGTGTTTGCGATGACTATCTTCGTTAAATGTACCTAAGTAATACCTTTATATAGCGTTTGTGCGCTCTCGCAAGGTAAGTGTTTAGCGGCATCGATACACTTCTGTCATTGAGTTCAGAGTGTCTCTTTGAATTCGTCAAAAAAATAAACTAGAGCGAGTTCCCAGAACGGCTCATCAAGCGCGATTCATCGATGTAACTACCTAGGGGCTACCGCCAACTACGTATTCGCGGGGGTTTCTCACGTCTTTATTATGTCTCAGTCACGCTGCTTGTTGTCATTTCTAATTAAAAATATAGGGGTAGGTATGCGAATTGACTCGAGTCGTTTGCTCTTTGTGGCATTTTTTTTAGTGTTAACCGCCTGTGGAGGTAGCAATAACGGCGGAACAAGCGCCAATGAAAATGCCGATAATACAGAGCAAGAGTCGGATATGGTGGTTTCAGAGACGGATACTGATACGGCTAGCGAGAATACCGATGATAACAACAGCTCTAACGACGATAACTCGGGTGCTGTGTCTGAACCGTCGGTGTCGGATGGTTTAGCTGCGGGCCAGCCCATAGACGGCCAGTACATTGTGCTGCTCAATAAACTCGATAGTGTTGGCGTTTTGGGTGACTTGGGCTTGTTAAACTTGCCCTTGGTCGATCAACTAATAGGTTTGCTTGACACTGTAGGGGGGACCTTACTTGGCACCTTCAGTCAGGTGCTTTCTGGTTTTGTGGCCGAGCTATCACCTGAAGCTGCTGCCTTGCTGGCAGCAAACCCGTTGGTGGCCTTGGTCGAGCAAGATCAGACAGCAGCTATTGCAGCCACACAGCTGTCACCACCGTGGGGGCTAGATAGAATAGATCAAGCTGCACTGCCGTTAGACAATAGCTATCAATACACTGGTGATGGTACTGGTACCCACCTTTATATTATTGATACCGGTATCCGAAGCAGTCACAGCGATTTTAGTGGTTGAGTTGGGCAAAGCCGTAATTTTGTGTCTTCGGGGTTTCTTTTTAGCTCCGTTGATCCAGAAGATTTTGAAGATTGTAATGGCCATGGAACACATGTTGCCGGAACGGCAGCTGGAACAACATGGGGCGTGGCGAAAGGGGCAACGATCCATGCCTTGAGAGTGCTGGGCTGTGGTGGTTCAGGAAGTACCTCGGGCATTATTGCGTCGCTGGATTGGTTAGTGGCGAATCATCAGTCACCGGCGGTTGCCAATATGAGCTTGGGGGCAGGTAGTAGCGAAGCTCTCGATATTGCTGTGCGCAACGCTGTAGCGGCAGGAATCAGTGTGGTTGTGGCCGCGGGCAACGATAACAGAGATGCCTGTCTTGGTTCACCCAACCGCGTTGCCGAGGCGGTGACTGTCGGGGCGACGACTATTTCGGATAGCCGCTCGTCATTTTCTAATCGGGGGAGCTGCGTTGATTTGTTTGCGCCTGGTTCCGATATTCGTTCAGCTTGGTATACCGGCGACAGCGCGGTGGCAAATTTAAGTGGCACGTCAATGGCGTCGCCGCATGTGGCTGGTGCCGCTGCTATTTTGCTGGGAGATGATCCCGGTGCTTCACCCGCAGAGATTTTTCAACAGCTGCTGGATGTGGCGAGTACGGGCAAGGTGAGCAATGTTGCGGGTTCGCCCAACCTTTTACTACAGGCGGTGCCCGGGGAGGCTGGTGGTGATCGCTTACCGGTGGCCAGTTTTGAAGTGAATTGCAGCGATTTAAGCTGTGACTTTGATGCTGCGGCCTCCAGTGATGATGTTGCTATCAGCAGTTACGCCTGGCAATTTGGTGACGGCACGAGTGGCAATGGCGTAACAATCAGCCATTCCTATGCCGATTACGGCACTTACACGGCGACGCTGACGGTGACTGACTCGGCAGCTCAAAGCCGTCAACAACAATCAAGCCTTGTACTTGAGGCGCCAAATAGCAGCCCTTGTCCTGAATGCGCCCAGAGCAGTGGCAGTCTGCAATCTGGTGGCACAGACTATCAGCCTGGCAGCAATGGTTTTGATGCCAGCGGTGGTAATTTTGTCGCTTATCTTGAGGGGGCAGAGGGGACTGACTTTGATATTTATTTAGAAAAGCTCACTGGGTTTTTGTTTCAGTCTTGGGGTGTGGTTGCCCGAGCAGAAACCGAGAGCAGTATTGAGAGCATTAGTTACAATGGCTCGGCGGGCCGTTATCGCTGGCGGGTAAAGTCTTTTAATGGTGCTGGTGAATACCTGCTTTACACCAATAGCCCAAATTAATGGCTATTCGCAAAGGCAGGACTTGATTTGTTGTTATTGATAGTCTGAAATCGACGCAGCAGAGGATTGATTATTTAGCGTTAGCCAACAAGGACCGGATTGTGAGTGAAGCAAAAGATGTGGAGGAAGCGAAGCCTTTAGTTAGGCACAGTCCACATCCGCTGCTTCGATACAGCATGCGGTGGTTGATTTTTTTGTTGCTTATGCCGATATTGGCGGCAGCTGGGTATTGGCTATCGGCCTGGCTGGGGTATTTGTTTGGGCTTTGGCAGCAAGCGGTGGCGGCGGTGGTGCTGCCACTATTACTTATGTCATCCAGCTATATGCTTGCGCCTCATATCAAACGCCTCACCTGCTTGGTCACCGCGCTGTTGGTGTTTTTTTTGGCTTTTCACTACGCATATCCGAGTTATTACCCCGAGTGGCACAGTCGGGCGTATCAAGTAAGCTATCTCCCCATGCGCCTGTTTTGTATTACTGAAATTGTTGTGCTGATGCCGATTATTTGGCCAAGTTTTATTGCTTTTACTCACTGGCTATCGAAGTCATTTCAGCAACTATCGAAGGCCGGCTTGGGTCGCCGGCTGTGGCTGTTATTCAAGCGCTGGACTGATCTCTGAGACGATTTCGTAACTTCTTAAGCGCGCCTCATGGTCGTAAATTTGCGATGCAATAATCAGCTCATCAACCTGAGTGCGGGCGATTAACTCACGCAGTGATTGGCTTACGGTGTCTGGGTTGCCTATAGCGGCACAAGACATGGCGTTGTCCAGCATAAAGCGATCTGGTGCGGCCAAATTTTCTAAATAATCTTTTATTGGCGGTTGCAGCGGGCCAGGATTGCCTCGGCGCAGAGAGACAAAGGTTTGCTGCATGGAGCTGGCTAGTAACTTACCTTCTTCATCACTGTCTGCCGCAAATACGCTCACCCCTGCCATCACATAGGGTTTATTTAAATAGTTGGAGGGGCGAAAACGTTCCCGATAAAGTTTGATGGCTTCTTCTAACTGCGCTGGTGCAAAGTGGGAGGCGAAGGCATAGGGCAGGCCCAATGCTGCGGCAAGCTGAGCACCAAATAAACTGGAACCGAGGATCCACACCGGTACATCCAGTCCGGCACCGGGAATGGCTTGCACCGTTTGCCCTTCAGGAGCACGAAAATAATCCAGTATTTCAACAACGTCGTTGGGAAACTGGTCGACATCGGCGTGCAGGTTTCGGCGCAGGGCGTGGGCAGTTGTCTGGTCGGTGCCGGGGGCCCGGCCCAAGCCCAAATCGATCCGTTCCGGGTAGAGGCTTTCTAGCGTGCCAAACTGTTCCGCGACAATAAGCGGGGCATGGTTAGGCAGCATTACCCCACCGGCGCCTACTCGAATTTTAGAGGTCGCTTCGGCGATATAGCCAATGGCAACGGCGGTGGCCGCGCTGGCGATACCGCGCATATTGTGGTGTTCGGCCAGCCAGTAGCGATGGTAGCCCCAGTTTTCACAGTGCTGAGCTAAATCTCTAGAGCGTTGTAGCGACTCTCGGGCATTGCTGCCTTCGGTGATAGGAGAAAGGTCGAGTACGGATAAAATCGTCATAAAAATAAGCCTGACCGAATAAATGTGAATGATTGTGCCGGGGGGAATGCAAAACAATCAAATGGTATTGGCACGGGTTGACTGCTTGCGTTGGTCTTGTTGCTTGTGAACTTGTGGTTATGAACGTGCTTAATCCGATCCGTTGAGCATGTGTAAAAGACGCTGGGATTGACTGCGGGTGTTTTCACGGTGGCTTTGAAACTGTACATGTTGTTCGGGCTTGGCTGGGTTTAATTCAATGCTCCACAATGCATCAATTTCATTGGGTAGCAAAGAGTAGCGGATATCAATGACTCGGTTCGGTCGTAGTGGGTCCAGTGCGACATAGCCGTTGGAAAACCACCGAAATCGCTCGACGTCCTCTGCTTGCACCGAAGTTGGCGGTAGCCAGGGCAGGTCCCGAGAAATATTGAGTGCTGCCAGGCTTTCGCCGGGGTAAATTTTGGTGCTGCTCCCCACTCTGACAGCATCGACATAGAATCGGTCCTTATAGCGGTAAATGGTTTTCCATAACAAAATATTGGCAAAAGAAGGTTTTGCCTCGATCTGCTCGACGTGGTGTCCTCGGCTCTGTGCTAATGCTAGCCCTGCCGATTCGGCCCGCTCCCGTTGTAGCCATCCCAAACCGGGGTAGGCCAGAGCCCAGCATAGCGCAAGCCTTGCCGCCCAGCTGCGTTTTGGTGACAGCGCAAGGGCACACAAAATACAAAGGGGCAGGGTGTAAAGAGGGTCGATGATGGAAAGAATGTTCCATGCCACCCGGGCATTGTTAAAGGGCCAAAGCAATTGAGTGCCATAAGTAGTGCAGGCGTCTAATAGGCCGTGAGTGGCGTAGCCTAGGGTGGCGAACAGCATGGATTGCCGCAAGGTGAGGGAACGTCGAGCAAATAGCCCGTAGAGAACCACCCCTAGGAGGATGCCCGCGAACGGGATGAAGATTAGCGAATGGGTGAACTGTCGATGGTATTCAAGAAATAGCAGTGGATCGTTGTTAGCACGAATAAACACATCAAGGTCGGCAGCCATACCGGCAAGCAGGCCAATGCCAGCAATGCTGGCTTTATATTGCGTTGATTTGCCGGTGTTTTGGGCGGC
The DNA window shown above is from Spongiibacter sp. IMCC21906 and carries:
- a CDS encoding VWA domain-containing protein, with the protein product MNKLLTSPVLALGLALAVSACQPMQDDVSQEGRQESGQAAALRQAEHVSSMADESYSQPRLSASVSPQSKMAMGYAQTRNMAPQIAPVPSSNRYETRFEEGYLDPQLSPLSTFALDVDTASYSNLRRYINAGRLPPTDAVRIEELLNYFDYQTTVSDDGQPVSIYSELGVAPWDKSKQLALVQLSAKELSANENRPNRLVFLIDTSGSMQGPDRLPLLKKAFQGLVENLGKNDRVAIVTYAGSAGVALPSVNGGEKDKIYQALQSLRPAGSTAGAAGIEQAYQIARSQFDDDANNRVILATDGDFNVGQRSSTDLVKLIETQRDMGIFLTILGFGQGNLGDGPMNRMAQHGDGNYYYIDSELEARRVLVDKLQRSLVTVAKDVKLQVEFNPAQVAKYRLLGYETRRMAAEDFKDDKKDAGELGAGQVVTAIYEIEPRYATDKNDIELRYQQRQGKTSNRDELMLIKLRYRSPAGGPAKEIAQALNTHQSKASSRNFQWAAAVAEFGLLMSDSDYRGNASFTSLVSRTESLAQQGNNIEREFVSLARLASLIKNKTKIEQNQDASMKHDLSMNGAYR
- a CDS encoding RNA polymerase sigma factor, which encodes MTTAAIDEAALLKQIAMGGHDAREALKPLYHYYAPRFRAFYLRRGLAHADADELCQEAFIKIARSTGAAGIIRSPRAWLWRVARSVMLDFFKRSNVEQSVDDWSELVEPEDQQARFDEQLGLKRCVEKQFAEFSRRHTEGSQVVSWAVVEGFTAVEIAELIGRSHGATREFLSQMKKHLRALLRVCDDYLR
- a CDS encoding protease inhibitor I9 family protein, yielding MRIDSSRLLFVAFFLVLTACGGSNNGGTSANENADNTEQESDMVVSETDTDTASENTDDNNSSNDDNSGAVSEPSVSDGLAAGQPIDGQYIVLLNKLDSVGVLGDLGLLNLPLVDQLIGLLDTVGGTLLGTFSQVLSGFVAELSPEAAALLAANPLVALVEQDQTAAIAATQLSPPWGLDRIDQAALPLDNSYQYTGDGTGTHLYIIDTGIRSSHSDFSG
- a CDS encoding S8 family serine peptidase; translation: MSSGFLFSSVDPEDFEDCNGHGTHVAGTAAGTTWGVAKGATIHALRVLGCGGSGSTSGIIASLDWLVANHQSPAVANMSLGAGSSEALDIAVRNAVAAGISVVVAAGNDNRDACLGSPNRVAEAVTVGATTISDSRSSFSNRGSCVDLFAPGSDIRSAWYTGDSAVANLSGTSMASPHVAGAAAILLGDDPGASPAEIFQQLLDVASTGKVSNVAGSPNLLLQAVPGEAGGDRLPVASFEVNCSDLSCDFDAAASSDDVAISSYAWQFGDGTSGNGVTISHSYADYGTYTATLTVTDSAAQSRQQQSSLVLEAPNSSPCPECAQSSGSLQSGGTDYQPGSNGFDASGGNFVAYLEGAEGTDFDIYLEKLTGFLFQSWGVVARAETESSIESISYNGSAGRYRWRVKSFNGAGEYLLYTNSPN
- a CDS encoding LLM class flavin-dependent oxidoreductase — protein: MTILSVLDLSPITEGSNARESLQRSRDLAQHCENWGYHRYWLAEHHNMRGIASAATAVAIGYIAEATSKIRVGAGGVMLPNHAPLIVAEQFGTLESLYPERIDLGLGRAPGTDQTTAHALRRNLHADVDQFPNDVVEILDYFRAPEGQTVQAIPGAGLDVPVWILGSSLFGAQLAAALGLPYAFASHFAPAQLEEAIKLYRERFRPSNYLNKPYVMAGVSVFAADSDEEGKLLASSMQQTFVSLRRGNPGPLQPPIKDYLENLAAPDRFMLDNAMSCAAIGNPDTVSQSLRELIARTQVDELIIASQIYDHEARLRSYEIVSEISPALE
- a CDS encoding metal-dependent hydrolase, whose translation is MDPLTQGVLGITAAQNTGKSTQYKASIAGIGLLAGMAADLDVFIRANNDPLLFLEYHRQFTHSLIFIPFAGILLGVVLYGLFARRSLTLRQSMLFATLGYATHGLLDACTTYGTQLLWPFNNARVAWNILSIIDPLYTLPLCILCALALSPKRSWAARLALCWALAYPGLGWLQRERAESAGLALAQSRGHHVEQIEAKPSFANILLWKTIYRYKDRFYVDAVRVGSSTKIYPGESLAALNISRDLPWLPPTSVQAEDVERFRWFSNGYVALDPLRPNRVIDIRYSLLPNEIDALWSIELNPAKPEQHVQFQSHRENTRSQSQRLLHMLNGSD